A section of the Primulina eburnea isolate SZY01 chromosome 1, ASM2296580v1, whole genome shotgun sequence genome encodes:
- the LOC140812499 gene encoding NADH dehydrogenase [ubiquinone] 1 alpha subcomplex subunit 6-like — protein MMTSSVRFVRVPPNSVSLAEARQRVFEFFKTACRSIPSIMEIYNVDDVVSPSQLRSTVASEIRKNAHLTNPKVIDMLLFKGTEELNNIVEHSKQRHHIIGQYVIGRHGLTHDIGFKDGTSDFLRNFYKGNYF, from the exons ATGATGACGTCATCGGTGAGGTTCGTGCGCGTGCCGCCGAACTCGGTGAGCTTGGCCGAGGCCCGGCAGCGCGTGTTCGAGTTTTTCAAGACAGCTTGCCGATCGATCCCTTCCATCATGGAAATTTATAACGTCGACGACGTTGTTTCCCCCTCCCAGCTCCGTTCCACCGTCGCCTCCGAGATCCGGAAAAACGCTCACCTCACCAATCCCAAG GTCATTGATATGTTGCTCTTCAAGGGAACAGAGGAATTGAATAACATTGTGGAGCATTCAAAGCAGCGACACCACATTATCGGCCAGTATGTTATAGGTCGTCATGGTTTAACCCATGATATAGGATTCAAGGATGGTACGTCTGATTTCCTGAGAAATTTCTACAAAGGCAATTACTTCTAA
- the LOC140808032 gene encoding uncharacterized protein produces MEASSNTVFRPPVLDGSNYALWKVKMRVFIKSIDERAWQRVLDGWSPPKLADADGDTRLKPESTWTVDEVQSSNYNSKALNAIFSSVDTRMFNLITTCVCARDAWEILQKHCEGSASVRKTRLRMVTAKFESLRMEDKESILEYVCRLRQLSNESHGLGDPIPNERLVNKVLRSHPERFNIKSVHEESKDTSNINLDELMSSLRIFEMNLDLQKKDKGKTIAFEASTESYIVYP; encoded by the coding sequence atggAAGCTTCATCAAATACTGTCTTTAGGCCACCCGTGTTGGATGGATCGAACTATGCATTGTGGAAAGTAAAGATGAGGGTCTTCATTAAATCCATTGATGAAAGAGCTTGGCAACGTGTACTTGACGGTTGGAGTCCACCAAAACTAGCGGATGCTGATGGAGACACACGACTTAAACCTGAAAGTACATGGACTGTGGATGAAGTGCAATCTTCAAACTATAATTCCAAGGCTCTCAATGCTATATTTTCATCCGTTGACACAAGGATGTTTAATTTAATCACCACTTGTGTATGCGCCAGAGATGCCTGGGAGATACTCCAGAAGCACTGTGAAGGATCTGCGAGTGTGCGTAAAACTAGGCTAAGGATGGTGACAGCAAAGTTCGAAAGTTTGAGAATGGAGGACAAGGAGTCTATCCTTGAGTATGTCTGCCGGCTAAGACAACTCTCAAATGAATCACATGGCCTAGGAGATCCCATACCAAATGAAAGATTGGTGAACAAGGTCCTAAGATCTCATCCTGAGAGATTCAATATCAAGTCTGTGCATGAGGAATCTAAAGACACTTCAAACATCAATCTGGATGAACTCATGAGTTCCCTAAGAATTTTTGAAATGAATCTTGATCTGCAGAAAAAGGATAAAGGGAAGACAATAGCCTTTGAAGCCTCAACCGAATCATATATAGTCTATCCTTGA